Genomic DNA from Patescibacteria group bacterium:
ATGAAGTAGAAATCAAATCCCCAACCTTTGCCGTCTGTTTTTGCTACATGACGGCCGTAGAGCGTTTCGAGCACAATGATCTCATGTTCTGCATCTTTGTAGGCTACAGCGCACAACACTTTTGCTTTGCTATTACCCGTCTTTTCAATATTCGCCATGACGCCGTCATGCAGGCCGGCTTTTTCCCAAAATTTTACAAAAGGCCCTGGAAAGCCATTAACGGCCTCGACCTCATAGGAGACATCTTCGACGAGCACAGGTGCGCCGACCCACTTAAAGGCGGCCTGAAGTTTCTCGGTCACGATCTCCTTGAGATCCATCGATTGTTTTTCGGGGAGATCAATCTTTGTACTCATGAGTCCGGGCATGTCCAAAATGGCAGCCACTTCTCGGCGTTTGTTTTCGTTACCGGTGACGAAGGTGATATTCATACAAGGTGTTAGGTGATAGGTGGTAGGTTACCTGATGAACATCGCGTCGCCGAAGGAGAAGAAACGATAGTCGTTTGTCTTGGCAGCTTCGTATGCAGCGAGCATACGCTCTCGGCTGGAAAATGACGAGACGAGGACAAGCAACGTTGATTTTGGGAGGTGGAAGTTGGTAATCAAACCATCAATCACTTTAAACTCGAACCCTGGCGTAATGAAGATATTGATCTCGCCTTCGTAGCCCACGAGCGAACCCCGCGTCGACGCAATGCCCTCGAGCACTCTTGTCGTCGTTGTCCCGACCGCGATCACGCGACGTCCCTCGGATTTGGCGGCATTGATCCGTTCGGCGGTCTCTTTCGAAAGACTCACCCACTCGCTGTGCATTTCGTGCTCTTCAAGGGTTTCTGTTTTTACCGGACGAAAAGTGC
This window encodes:
- a CDS encoding non-canonical purine NTP pyrophosphatase; this encodes MNITFVTGNENKRREVAAILDMPGLMSTKIDLPEKQSMDLKEIVTEKLQAAFKWVGAPVLVEDVSYEVEAVNGFPGPFVKFWEKAGLHDGVMANIEKTGNSKAKVLCAVAYKDAEHEIIVLETLYGRHVAKTDGKGWGFDFYFIPDGQTETFAQMGPERKIQISHRTKAFLAMKEKLQEAGITL